The genome window AGTACCGACTCGGCGTGAGGTCGCCAACCCACTCGAAGTCGGGATTCATCTGCGAAAGGCCGTCGACCAGCCAGAGAACGAACACCAGCACCAGTGCCGTCGCCTGGGCCGTCTCGACGCGGTCGACGGCGACGGAGAAGACGATCCCCAACCCGGCACAGACCAGCAGGTACGGAATCCCGAGCAGGTGGACCATCGCCAGCGGGACGAGGTCGATCGACTCCTCGAGGATGACCCCACCGACGAGCAAGACGGCCACCAGTCCGGCGTTCAACCCGACCAGCGGAACCCACAGGGCGGCGACGTTCTGGAGAACGACCGACTCGCGCGAGACCGGGTTCGAGAGCGTGAGATCCATCCGCCGCGTGCGGACGTCTCGCGAGATCAGCCCCGCACTGACGTACGCGAAGTAGATCCCGGCCAACAGGATCCAGATAAACGGGAAGAGGTAGCCGCCGACGAATCCTTCGAGCGTGTGGAGCTCTTCGACCCCCAAGAGCGTGAGGAGATACGCCGGATACACCTCCTCGAGCAACGCCGCTTCGTCCTGGATGGCCGGAAACACGACGAGAAAGAACACCGAGAGCATGACGAGCAGTCCGGTGAGGGTGAGCGTCCCGCGAACCAGCTTCCGCGATTCGAAGCGCAGAATAGCCGTCATCCTGCCTCCACAGGCTCGTCTCCATAGTAGTGTTTGAAGATGTCGTCGAGTTGCGGATCACCGATGTCGACGTCGTCGATCTCGTACCCGACGAGGTGCTCGAGCAGTGCGGCGGGCTCGCCGGTGTAGGTGAACCGCACCGTCGTGTCGACGGTCTCGACGTCGATCATCTCTGGCGTGCGGAACGTCTCCTCGTCGACCGGCTCCGCCAGTTGCACCCTGACGTCCTTCCCGCCGCGTCCGAGCAGGTCGTCGATCTCCTCTAGGGCGACCAGTGTGCCCTCCCGGATGATCCCCACGCGATCGCAGACGCGCTGGACCTCACTCAGGATGTGCGAGGAGAAGAAGATCGTCGTCCCGGCGTCGCGTTCGCCCTCGAGAAAGGCGTACATCCGGTCTTGCTTGAGCGGGTCGAGTCCCGACGTCGGCTCGTCCATGATGACGAGATCCGGATCGTGCATGAACGCCTGGACGATCCCGAGCATCCGTCTGTTGCCGTGTGAGTAGTTCTCGATTGGCTTCTCGAGCGGTGGGTGAAAGAGATCCAACAGTTCCGCCCGGCGCTCGCCCCCGCGCATCCGCGCGAAGTGATCGAGCACCTGCCGACCGGTGAGTCGCTCCTCGAACCCGA of Natrarchaeobaculum sulfurireducens contains these proteins:
- a CDS encoding ABC transporter permease subunit; protein product: MTAILRFESRKLVRGTLTLTGLLVMLSVFFLVVFPAIQDEAALLEEVYPAYLLTLLGVEELHTLEGFVGGYLFPFIWILLAGIYFAYVSAGLISRDVRTRRMDLTLSNPVSRESVVLQNVAALWVPLVGLNAGLVAVLLVGGVILEESIDLVPLAMVHLLGIPYLLVCAGLGIVFSVAVDRVETAQATALVLVFVLWLVDGLSQMNPDFEWVGDLTPSRYYDPSAILVHEEYALLDAAILLVAFLVLVGLAVGIFVRRDI
- a CDS encoding ABC transporter ATP-binding protein, producing MTRTYPVTAIELVDLTKRYGETTANDEVTFDVGSGEIFGYLGPNGAGKTTTIRLLLGLIKPTSGTATVLGADIRDRRALTEAKANIGYLPDDLGFEERLTGRQVLDHFARMRGGERRAELLDLFHPPLEKPIENYSHGNRRMLGIVQAFMHDPDLVIMDEPTSGLDPLKQDRMYAFLEGERDAGTTIFFSSHILSEVQRVCDRVGIIREGTLVALEEIDDLLGRGGKDVRVQLAEPVDEETFRTPEMIDVETVDTTVRFTYTGEPAALLEHLVGYEIDDVDIGDPQLDDIFKHYYGDEPVEAG